Proteins encoded by one window of Chondromyces crocatus:
- a CDS encoding polysaccharide biosynthesis/export family protein → MTRASTRPVPTPPPPNGGPGRTTPTAPGRRWSTRLVIALLAGAALAGCGGSMPKFDYDAERKATSKYSIGPGDILEVRAWNNDALSARATVRPDGYITVPLVGEVLAAGRTAIDIANEVANRAEKYYTQKPVVSVEVAELHSYRVYVVGEVARPGEFTPTAQVTVLQAIALAGGFSRFADPDDIVIVRRDSFGERRIPFPYSRVVEDGQLRANLPLQSNDTVVVP, encoded by the coding sequence ATGACCCGTGCATCGACCCGACCCGTCCCCACGCCCCCGCCCCCGAACGGCGGCCCGGGAAGGACGACCCCTACCGCGCCCGGGAGGCGCTGGTCGACGCGCCTCGTGATCGCGCTGCTCGCCGGGGCGGCGCTGGCCGGCTGCGGCGGATCCATGCCCAAGTTCGACTACGACGCCGAGCGCAAGGCGACGAGCAAGTACAGCATCGGCCCGGGCGACATCCTCGAGGTGCGCGCCTGGAACAACGATGCGCTCAGCGCACGGGCCACGGTCCGACCGGACGGGTACATCACCGTACCGCTCGTCGGGGAAGTCCTGGCCGCTGGACGGACCGCCATCGACATCGCCAACGAGGTCGCGAACCGCGCCGAGAAATACTACACGCAGAAACCCGTGGTCAGCGTCGAGGTGGCCGAGCTGCACAGCTACCGCGTCTACGTCGTGGGGGAGGTCGCGCGACCCGGCGAGTTCACCCCCACCGCCCAGGTCACCGTACTCCAGGCCATCGCCCTCGCGGGGGGCTTCAGCCGGTTCGCCGATCCGGACGACATCGTCATCGTGCGCCGCGACTCCTTCGGAGAGCGACGCATCCCGTTCCCTTACAGCCGCGTCGTCGAAGACGGCCAGCTCCGCGCGAACCTACCGCTCCAGTCGAACGACACCGTCGTCGTCCCCTGA
- a CDS encoding O-antigen ligase family protein, which yields MAAWVVCALCALVILKPQEFIPALAGLPLLYIAFAAAAVLVVFDVCWRRVRPALSPQIPFALAFFAWALLTTAIKVPDTLSERVAFFVTGVGVLLAVGIGSASSMGLKAFAVTFLACGVLVTGVALVQGRGPLQCMTPVDDEDWMGTGELRSDGRSCAVDDDCYERAPNPEASYRCERQGPLGTSTVRGRVRYRGSLADPNELALMVGMTIPFAFALADRGRRRRAREDGVLEEAPPPQEGSPGDASQGNDAEALKTGAADEAQVTRASSPGTGSEVEGRASRPRWSEPGSGGGVMMGAAVPLPLLLTDRLLHRVGTGLRALPVIALLIAIAVMVVMTKSRTGVIVFLVVLGLYFVKRAGAWGVVLGLLVGPPMLLLGGRSGSEAEESSGERMELLREGLEMIRHTKGIGVGAGQFGYETTIGLTAHNAYLLAAAEVGLVGACLFGLTLYSAVKVPLVIWFGDYEVDSVVERFAPAVFVSLCGGFAGIFFLSWSYKDVLYMAIGASAALYGAAKAQDERVSVRISLLEVVLVCGGMMALLVAIYVGLRVFR from the coding sequence ATGGCTGCGTGGGTCGTCTGCGCGCTCTGTGCGCTCGTCATCTTGAAGCCGCAGGAGTTCATCCCGGCGCTGGCCGGGTTGCCTCTCCTCTACATCGCATTCGCGGCGGCCGCGGTCCTGGTCGTCTTCGATGTGTGCTGGCGTCGGGTGAGGCCGGCGCTGTCGCCTCAGATCCCGTTCGCGCTCGCGTTCTTCGCGTGGGCGCTCTTGACCACGGCGATCAAGGTGCCGGACACGCTGTCGGAGCGGGTGGCGTTCTTCGTCACGGGGGTCGGTGTGCTGCTGGCGGTGGGGATCGGCAGCGCGTCGTCGATGGGGTTGAAGGCGTTCGCCGTGACGTTCCTGGCCTGCGGGGTCCTGGTGACGGGGGTGGCGCTGGTGCAGGGGCGAGGGCCGCTGCAGTGCATGACGCCCGTGGACGACGAGGACTGGATGGGGACCGGCGAGCTGCGGTCGGATGGGCGGTCGTGTGCGGTCGACGACGACTGCTACGAGCGGGCGCCGAACCCGGAGGCGAGCTACCGCTGCGAGCGGCAAGGACCCCTCGGGACCTCGACGGTCCGCGGTCGGGTGCGCTACCGGGGGTCGCTGGCCGATCCGAACGAGCTGGCGTTGATGGTGGGGATGACCATCCCGTTCGCGTTCGCGCTCGCCGATCGTGGGCGGAGGCGACGCGCGCGGGAGGACGGGGTCCTCGAGGAGGCGCCACCGCCGCAGGAGGGCTCCCCGGGCGACGCTTCGCAAGGAAACGATGCGGAAGCGCTGAAGACGGGCGCGGCCGACGAGGCGCAGGTGACGAGGGCGTCGTCGCCAGGGACGGGGTCGGAGGTCGAGGGGCGCGCCAGTCGCCCTCGGTGGAGTGAGCCCGGGAGCGGCGGCGGGGTGATGATGGGCGCGGCCGTGCCGCTGCCGCTCTTGCTGACGGATCGGTTGCTCCACCGGGTGGGGACGGGGCTGCGCGCGTTGCCGGTGATCGCGCTGCTGATCGCGATCGCGGTGATGGTGGTGATGACCAAGTCACGCACCGGGGTCATCGTGTTCCTGGTGGTGCTGGGCCTCTACTTCGTGAAGCGGGCCGGCGCCTGGGGGGTGGTGCTCGGGCTGCTGGTGGGGCCGCCGATGCTGCTGCTCGGGGGGCGCAGCGGTTCGGAGGCCGAGGAGAGCTCCGGGGAGCGGATGGAGCTGCTCCGCGAGGGGCTGGAGATGATCCGGCACACCAAGGGGATCGGGGTGGGGGCCGGGCAGTTCGGGTACGAGACGACGATCGGGCTCACGGCGCACAACGCGTACCTGCTCGCAGCAGCGGAGGTGGGGCTGGTGGGGGCCTGCCTGTTCGGGCTCACGCTGTACTCGGCGGTGAAGGTGCCGCTGGTGATCTGGTTCGGCGACTACGAGGTCGACTCCGTGGTGGAGCGCTTCGCGCCCGCGGTGTTCGTGAGCTTGTGCGGGGGTTTCGCCGGGATCTTCTTCCTGTCCTGGAGCTACAAGGACGTTCTGTACATGGCCATCGGCGCCTCGGCGGCGCTGTACGGGGCCGCCAAGGCGCAGGACGAGCGGGTCTCGGTGCGGATCTCCCTCCTGGAGGTCGTCCTGGTCTGCGGCGGGATGATGGCCCTGCTGGTCGCGATCTACGTGGGCCTCCGCGTCTTCCGCTGA